The DNA segment GCGTCGCGGCGACGTGCCAGGTGGCGGCCATCGCCACCCCCAACGACACCCCGAGGTGCAGGGCGACGGGGCGGCGGTACGCCGCCGCCAGCTCGGCGATGCGGCAGCCCTCGGTGATCCCGCAGCGGGCGATGTCGGGCTGCGCGACGTCAAGGGCGTCCTGCCTGAGCCAGTCGGCAAACTGGTGGCCCGTGCGGAGGGCCTCACCGACCGCCACCGGGAGATCGAGCTGGTTCGCCAGACGGGCGTGCCCCAAGACATCCTCCGGCTCGATGGGAGATTCCAGCCACTCCACGCCGAGCGCCGCCAGCCGCCCCCCGAGCCGCACCGCCTCCTCCATCGAGTAGACCCAGAAGGCGTCGGCCACGAGGCGGGCGCCCGAGCCCACGCGGTCGCGGACGGCCGCTGCCTGCGCGACGTCGGGGTCGAGACCGTGGCCGAGATACAGCTTGACGCCCGCGTACCCGGCCCGAAAGCACTCCGCGGCCAGCGCGGCGCGGTCCTCCACCGTCGGCGCGCGCAGCCCGGAGACGTAGGCCGGCAGCCGGTCCCGCAGCGGGGCGCCGATCGCCGCCGCGAGCGGGGTCCCGGCCGCCTTCGCCGCGATGTCCCATAGGGCGATGTCCAGCCCGCTGATCGCATCGACCATGAACCCGGTAAAATGCCCGCGCACGTTCATGCTCTGATACATCCGATCACGCAGGGCGCGCACATCGCGGGGGTCCGCCCCGAGCAGCATCGGCCCGAGGAGACGGTCGACCACGGCCTGGGCGGCCTCAGGCACGATGGGGGCCTGGCACTCGCCCCACCCGTGCAGGCCCTGGTCGGTGTCGATCCGCACCAGCAGCGACTCCGTCCGGTCGGCGTAGACTTCCCGCCAGTCCTCTTCAAAGTAGTACTCGCTTCCGGGAAAGCGGGCGGGGCGCGCCGTGTGGCCGCCGAAGCGATCGTGATAGGGGATCTTCACCGCAAATGTCTGGACTCGATCGATCCGCACCGAGCACCTCTCCCTACGCGAGTGCCTGCACGGCGCCGAGAATCCCGACGACCAGCAGGAATCCGAGGACCGTCCGCTCGAACCCGCGCTCCGACAACCGGGCGGCGACGGCGATGCCGCCCGCATATCCCAGGAGAGCGCACGGGACGAGGGCGAGCGCCAGCCGGATCGTCGGCGGGGGCATGGCGCCCGACAGCACCAGCAGTCCCACGCTGGCCAGCGTCGTCAGAAAGACGAACGCGACGATGTTCGCGCGGAAGAGATCCTTGGACTGCCCCCACCAGAGCAGCAGTAACGCCACGGGCGGTCCGTTCAGGCTGGTCCCCGTGGAAAGAATCCCGCTCACCACCCCCGCCGCAACCGCCTGCCAGGGAGCCGGACGAACGCGGGGACGAACGCCGGTCAGCCTGGAGGCGGCAAACGCGGCGGTGAGCCCGGCGATGGCCACCTTGATCGCTACGGGGTGGGCATGGAGCAAGAGGAAAAGCCCCAGCGGCATCCCGGCCAGGCTGGAGAGAGACATCCGGCCCACCAGCTTCCAGTCGGCCCCGAGGCGGATCTCGGGACGCGCGAGCAGGACCCCACTCGTGACGGTCCCGAGCGCCAGGGTCAGTGCGACGATCGTCCGGGGAGGGTACACCGCGGCAAGCAGCGGCGCGCTGAACAGGTTGAAGCCAAACCCGGTGGCGGCGGCCCCAGCCGCCGCCGCGAGAATCACCAGCGCGGCGTAGATCACGAGCGGCCGCCCGCCCCCCCCGCCGCAGAGGTCCGCCCCCCCAGCGCGGCGACGGCCGCCGCGGCGGCCTCGATGAGCTGCGCGGTCTCGCGCGGCGTGACCACGAGCGGCGGGGCAAGGATCACAGGGTTGTCGACAAACGCCAGCACGCCGCGGTGGCGCAGGTCCCGCTCCAGCCGGTCGAGATCGCGGGAGCGGAGGCGGCGGGGCGCGCGCGTCGCGCGGTCCTCCACCAGCTCGATCGCGACCATCAGACCCACCCCGCGCACCTCCCCGACGGCCGGGCAGGTCGCGAGCGCCTGCCGCAGTCCCTCGCGCAGCCGTGCGCCCTCGACGGCGGCGCGAGCGGCAAGATCCTCCGCCGCAACGATCCGGAGGCAGGCCAGAGCGGCCGCGCACGCGGCGGGGTGTCCGGAGTAGGTGAACCCATGCGGGATCATCCTCGCCTCAAGCCGAGCCGCGACGTGGGAGCGCATCGCCACGGCGGCGAGCGTCTGATAGCCGCCGGTCATCCCCTTGCCGAGGATCATCAGGTCCGGAACCACCCCCCAGTGGTCGCAGGCGAACCACCGGCCGGTGCGCCCGAACCCGGTGATCACCTCGTCGGCGACGAGCAGCACCCCGTACCGATCGCAGATCGCCCGCAGGCGCGGCCAATAGTCGTCGGGGGGCACCAGGACGCCGCCCGGGCCGGGAACCGGCTCCGCGAAGACCGCGGCCACCCGATCCGGGCCCGCGGCGGCGATCGCCTCTTCCACGGCCCCGGCACACGCCAGGGTGCAGGCCGGGCCGTCCGCACAGAACCGGCACCGGTACCGATACGGCGCCGGGGTAAACCGGATGCCAGCCAGGCGCGCGCCGATCCCACGGAGCAACCCGCGGTCGGGATCGCTGAGGGATGCCCCGGCATAGGTACTGCCGTGCGCCGAGTACTCGCGGCTGATCACGATTCGCCGGCGGCGCTCGCCAGCCGCGGAATGATACAGGCGCGCGAACTTCAGCGCCGTGTCGACGGCTTCGGACCCGGTCGGGACCAGCGCCACCGCCGAGAGATCGCCGGGGAGAACGTCCGCCAGCCGCGCCGCCAGGTCCAGCGCCAGCGGTGATGCGGCGTCGGTGAGCGGGGCAAACGAAAGCCGGCGGAGCTGCTCGTGCACGGCGTCCGCCACGTCCGCGCGCCCGTAGCCGACCGTCACCGCCCACAGCCCGGACCGGGCGTCGAGGTAGGCCCGGCCGCGGTCATCCCAAACCCGGCACCCCTCGCCCCGCACCAAGAGCAGAGGGCCGCCCCGTCGGCGCAGCGCGGTTTGCGCCTGCCCTTGCAACCACAGCGACCCACCCGGCCCGGAGGCCGGGGCCGGCTTCACCTCGCCGCGCCGCGCATGTCCGGGGAGATCCGGTGCCGGTCACACCGGTCGACGGCCGGGCCCTTCGCGGCGCCGGCGATGCCGTGGCAGTTCATCGAGGGGCTCCTTCCCAGGCGAATGGCAACCGGATTCTCCGCCCGGGGAGGATCTCCCTGGAACGACGGGGTCAGTGCCCGAAGAAGCCGATCAGGCCGACCGCGATGAGGTAGAGCGCCACGATGGAGTTCGAGAGGTGGGGCACGATGAGGATCAGGATCCCCGCGATCAACGCCACCAGGGGCGACGGCGCGGTCGCGCTCACGATCCACGTGGGTCCCCGCAGCGCACCGGGGGCGGCAAACCCAGGTACCGCGACAACCTCCACGAGCAGCGCGAGCAGGATCGCACAGACCGACGCGAAACGAACGTATCGTCTGCGCTCCGCACACTCATCATCGTCCCTCCGAAGGACACACCCTCTCCACGTGTCCGCATGGGCTCCTCGTCTATCATTTTTCCCCATTCTCGCGCCGCGATGTCGCGAGTCCCACCCCCCGCCTCACCGGGGGCGATGTTTGACGGCGGGCCGGGGAGGGTAACGACGTACGCGGGAAGGGCATTTCAGCCGTTCCTGGGGGGGTCGGCGAAAAAGGAGGCGTGTGTATGAAACGCTTGGCTCTCGTCGCGCTGCTGCTCGCCTGTGCGGCGGTCTCCACATCAGTCCGCCCGGCGTCGGCGCAACAAGGTCCCATTCGCGTGTATATCGACGGGCAATCGATCGGCTTCGATGTCCCGCCGATGGTCAGCCAGAACCGAGTCTTCGTCCCGCTGCGCGGCATCTTCGAGCGCCTGGGGGCAACGGTGGACTACGATGCCGCCACCCAGCACATCGTGGCCATCCGGGGCGGGCAGACGGTCGAACTGACGATCGGTTCGCGCCAGGCTCGAGTCAATAATACGCCCGCGCTGCTCGACGTCCCCGCGTTCACGATCGGTGGCCGGGCGATGGTGCCGCTGCGGTTCATCAGCGAATCCCTCGGCGCGAGCGTGCAGTGGGTGGACGCCAGCCAGACGATCTTGATCGGTTCGGCCGGCGCCAGCCCTCCCCTGCCGCCCCAAGGCGAGCCGAGTGCCGTGCCCCCGCCCCCACCGGCCCAAAACCAGACGATCAGCGGACGACTGATGGCGGTGTCCACGGGAGGGAATCCACGGATCGTCGTCCGCAGCGGCGGGCAGGATTCCACGATCGCGGTCCTGCCCGACACCTCCATCTTTCGCTACAACGCGGAGACCCATACCGGTGGCTCCGCCCCGCTGGGCGCCCTTCGGAATGGCGACCAGGTCACGGTGATCGTCAACGATCAAGGTCAGGCCATGAAGATCACGGCGGACTACCGCGTGGTGGCGGGGGGCAGGATCGTCGGGGTAAACTCACAGGAGCGTACCGTCACGCTGGCCAACGGCCGGACCTTCGTGGTGATGGACAACTCCGAGATCACCCTGAACGGCCAGCCCGCCGATTGGGGAGCGCTGCAGTCGGGACGGAGCGCCCGCTTCCTGGTCGTTGCGGGCACCAATCAAGCGTATGCCGTCCGGGTGGTCAACACCACGCAGAATCCACCTCAGAGCGTGATCGCTCCACAGATCGAAACCCCGGTGCCGGGCGCCCAGGTGGGCAACACCTTCTCCGTAAGAGGGATGGCTCAACCCGGCGCGCTCGTCGTGGTCAAGGCCCAGCCGAAGCTGCTTGGGCAGGCGGCGCAGGCGCAGACGACCGCGGACCTCGCCGGGAGGTGGCGCGTGCCGATGAACCTGACGTCGCTTCCGTTTGTGACATTTCCGTACGTCGTCTCGGCCATTGAGGTCGTCAACGGTGTGCAGTCCGATCCGGCCAGCATTGAGGTGAACGTGCACTGAGCCGCGGTCCGGATCGTGTCCGGTGCGGCCGGGAGTCCCCGGCCGCACCACCTTTCTCCCCCCAGCCCCTGGATCCGTCGCATTCGCCGGGGGAACGCCCTTTGCGGATCAGCCCGCGGCTTCTCGGTCGGGATTGTGCCGGACCCGGCTCCCGCCCAAACTCCGGCGCTCCCCCCCGGCGGCAGGAAGTGATCCCTCCCGCTCTGAAAACAGGACGCGGTCGACGCGAAAAACCGGCGCAGTGGGACACGAGGAGGGCCAGACCATGGCAGTGCGGGAGGTTCCGCTATTCATCGACGGGCACTGGGTCAACGGTCACGTCGGCGGCAAATTCGAAGTGCTCAACCCGGCGACGTCTGAACCGATCGCCGCCGTTCCCGACGGCGGCCCCGAACAGGCGCGGGCGGCCGTCGACGCCGCCGCCCAGGCGTTCCCGAAGTGGGCCGCGCTGACCGCGCTCCAGCGCGGCGCCATCCTCTTGAAAGCTCGGGACATCCTGACCTCGCGGATCGATGCGCTGGCGCGCCTGATCACCGAAGAAAACGGCAAGCCGGTCGCCGAGGCGAAGGGCGAGGTGACGTTCGGCATCCAATACCTCCCCTGGTTTGCTGAGGAAGCCCGGCGCGTCTACGGCGAGATCGTCCCTCCGCCCGTGCCGCACAAGCGGCTCTGGGTCACCCATCAGCCCATCGGGGTCGTCGCCGCGATCACGCCCTGGAACTTTCCCGCCACGATGGTGCTCCGCAAAATCGCTCCCGCGCTCGCCGCCGGGTGTACGGTGGTGCTGAAACCGCCCAAGGAAACTCCGCTCACGGCGATCGAAATCGCCCGGGCCTTCGAGGAGGTGGGTCTGCCCCACGGGGTGTTCAACGTCGTGGTCGGGAAGCGCGCCGCGCCGATCGCGGAGGTCTTCATGAACGATCACCGCGTCCGCAAAATCGCCTTCACCGGCTCGACCGAGATCGGCAAGATGTTGATGGCCCAGGCGGCGAACCAGCTCAAGCGCGTCGCGTTCGAGTTGGGCGGCAATGCCCCGTATATCGTCTTCGACGACGCGGACATCGACAGGGCGGTGGCCAACGCGGTCGCGATCAAGTACTTCCGCGTCGGCGGCCAATCGTGCATCTGCGCGAATCGGGTCTACGTGCAGCGCCCCGTCGCCGAGGCATTCCTGGCGAAGTTCACAGAGGCGGTTCGGGCGATCAAGGTCGGCTCGGGCTTTGAACCCGGGGTGATGGTCGGCCCGATGATCAACGCGGAGACACTCGAAAAGGTGGAAGGCCTCGTCAACGACGCCGTGAAGAGAGGGGCCCGCCCGCTCACCGGAGGGCACCGGTTGACCGAAGGGGCCTATCGCCAGGGGTTCTTCTTCGCCCCGACCGTGCTGACGGACGTGACGGAGGAGATGCCGGTGGCGCACGACGAGACGTTTGGCCCGGTGGCGCCGGTGCTCGTCTTCGACACCGATGACGAGGTCATCGCCCGATCGAACAACACGGCGTTTGGCCTAGCCGCGTACGTGGCGGCGCGCGACATGCGCCGGATCATCCGGGTCAGCGAGGCGCTGGAGTACGGGTTGATCTGCGTGAACGACGCCACGGGGTACACGCACGAGATTCCGTTTGGCGGCTTCAAGGAAAGCGGCCTGGGTCGCGAGGGCGGGCGTCAGGGCATCGAGGAGTACATGGAGGTGAAATCCATCTCCCTGAACATCAGTTGACTGCCCGACGCCGCCATCCTCCCCAGCGCTGATGGCGCCCGGATCAAGCGACGCGCGGGTCATCGAGGTTCCGTGTGACGTGTTCATCGCCGGCGGCGGCCTGGGGGGGGTCGCCGCCGCGCTTCGGGCGGCCCGCCTCGGACGGCGGGTCTGCCTGATCGAAGAGACGGGATGGCTCGGCGGACAGATCAGCACCCAAGGCGTTGCCCATCTTGACGAACACCGCTACATCGAGAGCTTCGGGGGAACCGCGAGTTACTATGAACTCCGCGCCCGCATCCGAGCCTTCTACCGCTCCCACTATGAACTGTCCGAAGAGGGCCGCCGCGCTACGGAGCTGAATCCCGGGAACGCCTGGGTGAGCCGCCTGTCGTTCGAGCCCAGGGTGGGCGCAGCGGTGATCGACGAGATGCTCGCCGGCCCCCACGACTCCGGGACCCTGCAAGTCTTCACCCACACCCGAGCGATCGCCGCGGAGGTCTTCGGAGGACGCGTGGCGTCGGTGCTCACCCGGCAAACCGACAGCGGCACACTGATCCGCTTCCGCGCGGCGTACGTGCTCGATGCGACCGACCTCGGTGATCTCTTCGTGCTCACCGCGACCGCCTACGCGGTGGGAGCGGAGTCCCACGCCGAGACCGGAGAGCGGTCGGCCCCCGAGCAGCGGGATCCCGCCTGCACCCAGGATTACACGTTTCCGTTTGCGGTGGAGTACCGCCCGGGGGAGGACCACACGATCCCCAAGCCGCCCGGGTACGAGGTGCAGCGCGCCGCGCAACCCTATTCGCTCTCCTCGACGCCCTGGATTCCGGGGACCCCCGCCTACAAGATGTTCGAGACCGCCCCCGGGACCCACGGTCCGTTCTTCACCTATCGCCGCATCCTCGACGCGAGGAACTTCGACGATGCCCGGATCGTCCACGACGTCGCCGTGATCAACTGGCCGAGCAACGACTTCCGGGGCGGGACGCTGGTCGACCGCCTGCCGGACGAACAGACCCGGCTGCGCGAGCGCGCGCGGCTGCTGAGCTTGGGGTTCCTCTATTGGCTGCAGACCGAGGCGCCCCGGGACGACGGCGGCGCCGGGTATCCGGAACTCCTCCCCCGACCCGATGTGATGGGAAGCGCCGACGGACTCTCGCAGGCCCCGTACATCCGCGAGGGGCGCCGGCTGCGGGCCAAGCAGACCATCCGCGAACAGGACATCGCCGAGGCGACGAATCCCAGGGCGCGGGCGGCGAGGTTCGCGAATACGGTGGGGATCGGCTGGTACCCGATCGACCTGCACGGATGCGGGCGGGAGACGATCGGCATCCCGACCAAACCCTTCCAGATTCCCCTCGGCGCGATGGTGCCGGAGCGGACCCTCAACCTCATCCCCGCCGGCAAGAACATCGGCACGACGCATCTCTCGAACGGGGCGTACCGGCTGCACCCCGTGGAGTGGGCGGTCGGCGAGGCAGCCGCGGTGCTCGCGGTCTTCTGCCAGCGGGCCGCCGCCTCGCCCCAGGAAGTGTACGCTGACGACACCCTGGTGCGCCGGCTGCAGCTGACGCTGCTCGATCAGAGCATTCCCCTCTACTGGTACGAGGATGTCCCGCTCGCCCACCCGGCGTTTGCGGCGACACAGCTGCTGGCCGTCGCCGGCGCGTGGGAAGGGGAACCCGACACGCTCGCCTTCTCCCCCCGAAGCACCATGACGCTCGCCGCGGGAAAACGACGCGTGGCCGCCGCCGCGGTCACCCTCCGATCGCAGCGCGTTGGAGGCGCGAACCCGGATGCGGACGTCCTGCGGGCCGGCCCGGAGGATACCACCCTCCCGCTCCGCTGGTCCGCGGCGGCGACGATGATCACCCTGTCCATTCCCGGCGCCACGGTCCCGCCGCTCCCGGGCGAAGATCGGCGGATGACCCGGGCGGATCTCGCGATGTGGCTGGGGCGGCTGCTCCGTGAGGCGATCGAGCGGGAGGCGGCCGCCGGCTAGCGACCGACAGGCGGTGCGCGGGGACCCCGACTAAGCGAAGAGCTTGAGGTAGTCCTCTCGAAGCGGATAGAAGACATCCACGACCAACGCGCCGCCGCGGCCCGCCCGGCCGCTGTGCTGGATGCCTCCCGGGATCACGTAGGTGTCTCCGGGCCGGAGCGTCCGCCGCTCCGCGCCGATCTGCATCTCCAGTTCGCCCTCGATGATCAGACCGAGTTGCTCGTGGTGGTGGGAGTGGAGTGGGACCTCTCCCTCCGGGGTGAACTCCACGTAGTTCAACATCACATGCTCTCCCGCCAGGGGCTTAATCGTCACCCCCTTCGCGACTTCTTTTCCCCGCAACTGCTTGATCGAGGTGATGATCTGCTTGGCCGGCATCGGATCCCTCCTCGCCGACCCTTTCCCCCGAACCGGGCTCGGCCGGTGCAAGATTCGACTCCTCCGTGCGAGCTTCCCGCCGGGGGAGGGCGCCGGCGTTTGGGGCGGGTGCATCGTGGGTACAATAGTAGTCAGCGAACGGGTATCCCCTGGCATCGCCCGCGGAGGTGAACGTCGTGGTTCTTCTGCTGTTGGGCGTACTGATCCTCGTGGCCACCGGGCACCTGTTCGTGCACTGATCGCCCGCATGATCGCGACGGGCAGATGAGGGATCTCATGAATTGGTCGAGTCGAACCGTGCATGCGCTGGCCCTGGGTGCCGGCGTCGCCCTGATCCTCCAGGGGCTCGCGCTGCCCGCGCCCGCCCAGCAGACGCCGCCGGCCCAAAGCGCCCCCGACGCCCAAGCGGTGACGGTCACACTGGCCCGCGGGATCAAGGATACCAGTTCCATCTTCGGATCCGGCCTGGTCACGCCGGTCGATCCGACCACAAGCTTCGTGGACACGGATCTCCCCTACGCGATCGTCAAAGTGAAACCGCTCCCCCCGGAGGCGGAGGTGACGTTACGCCTCGCGGATCCGACCGGGCCGGCGTACACGATCAACGCGAAGATCCCCTCCCATCGAGGCAATCCCAAGGAGTTCGACGTCGCCCTGCCGATGTATATCCTGGGCACCGACCTCGAGGACCGCTTCGGCACCTGGCGTCTCGACGTGGCGTTCAACGGACAACCTCGGGGCGACACCGCGTTTCAATGGGCCCCCGCCTCCCCGATACAGCTTTCCAAGATCAAAGACCTCATCGATCAAGACCCGATGAGCGCGGACCTCCACTGGCGATACGGCGCCGCGCTGGCGCTGCTCCACCACGACCAAGAGGCGATCCGGGAGCTGCAGAGCGCGATCCAGCTCGACCGGAACTACGCGCTGTACTACATCACGCTCGGGCGGGTCTATGAGCGGGAAGGGCGCACCGCGGACGCGATGCGAAATTTCCAGACCGCCTTGTCGCTCCACGGGTCCTACTACGATACGGTATACTCCGGGTGGGCAAAGGCGCATCTGACCCGACTGCAGGCCCGCTAGCCGCCGGCGGCGCGGGGGGGCGCCCGGCGCCCGCGGGGCCGGAACAGGAGGATCGCCGCGCACCCCATCTACCTCAGGACTCTGTGCTTCATCCGCGACGGGGATCGCGTGCTCCTCCTCCGCCGAAACAAACCCCCCAACGACGGCCTCTACAATGCCCCCGGCGGGAAGATCGAACCGCATGAGGATCCGTATGAATCCTGCCTCCGGGAAGTCCATGAGGAAACCGGATTGCAGCTCCCCGAGGCCGCCCTCCGAGGCATCATCACCGTCGTCGTACAGGAGACCGGCGGCCAGTGGGTCTTGTTCGTATTCGTCGCCGATCGGCCGGCCGGGCCGGCGGATCCCGTGACGACGGACGAGGGCGCGCTCCGCTGGGTCCCCCTCGACGAGATCTCCACCCTTCCCGTGTTCCCGGACATCCCGCTGATGCTTCCCCACATCCTGGCGCCCCAGGGTGGGCTGCTCATGGGAAAGGTCCGCGCGCTGAACGACGACGCCGACAGCATCGTGGACTACGAATTCCGCACCGCGTGACCGTGCGCGCGATGCACCGGCGCGCAGCCTTGACCCCCCTTTCGGGTCCTTCTACAATCGAGGAGGGAAGTTCCGCCCCCAGTCTCCCATCAAGAAGTACCAGTGGGATCACCGGATCGTCCCCGGCGCCGAGCGGGCGGATGGAGACGAATCGGCCGAACAGGGCCTCGTCTTCGGTGACCGCGCGTCGCGGCCCGCCGGCGCGTAACCAGGCGCGAAAAAGGAGACGGATGCCCGAAGACGTGCTGGTAGTTCCGCGCGCCCGCCTGTTTCCCGCGGGCGGCTTTCACGGCTTCTCGACCGACGCGATCCCCCGATATCTAGCGGCGATCGCCGCGCACGCCCACTTCGCACCGCGGGCGCGGGTGGAGGAAGATGCCAGCCTGAAGCAGATCATCCCTTACGTCGTCCTCCGCCACCGCGAGACCATCTTCCTCGTCCGGCGGACCCGCGGAGGATCGGAAGCCCGCCTCCGGGAGAAGCTCTCCGTCGGCTTGGGCGGCCACATCAATCCGGAGGACGTCGGGGACGCCGTCGACCCCGTGGAGGCGGGGATGCGGCGCGAGCTCGCCGAGGAGGTCGAGGTACCGCCGGGGTGGCGGGCGCGGCCGGTCGGAGTCATCAACGACGACGTCGAACCGGTGGGCCGGGTGCATTTCGGGCTCGTCTACCTCGCGGATCTGCCCACCCCGGACGTGCGCGTGCGAGAGACGACCAAGCTGGCGGGGGCGTTTGCCGGGCTGCACGAGATCCGGGCGGCGTACGACCGGCTGGAAACCTGGTCGCAGTTCATCGTCGACGCGATCGACCTGCGCGAGATCTAACCGATGCCCGTCTCCGCCCCGCCGGGTGGTGACCGGGAGTGCCTGGCTGCGCGGGGGTAGCCGTGGCGATCCACCTCCCCGAGGCCGAGGGGGTCCACCTCGCCCGCACCCTGGAGTCCGGCCAGGCCTTCCGCTGGCGGTGGGAGCGTGGCGCGAGCGGTCGCGGGGCGGTGGTCGGCGTGATCGGCGGCCGGGTGCTTCGGATCCTCCAGGATGAACGCGGACTGTGGTTGATCTCACCCCCCACCGACGCGGCGCGGCGGCGGCTGCGGACCTACCTGGGGCTCCTCGCCGGCCCCGGGCGCTTGAGCGACGTGGAGGCGGCGCTGGCGCGCGACCCGGCGCTCTCGCGGGTACTCCCGCACACTCGCGGCATCGCCGTCCTGGCGCAGGATCCATGGGAAGTACTGATCTCGTTCATCATCTCCGCAAACAACAACATCCCGAAAATCCGCCAGTCGATCGAGCAGCTGGCCCGGTCCCTCGGCGAGCCGATCGGTAAGGGCCGGCACGCCTTCCCGACCCCCGAACGGCTCGCGGCGGCCCCCGCGCGGACGCTGGCCGCGTGCCTGCTGGGGTACCGCGCGCCCTACGTCCGGGCCGCCGCGCGCCTGGTCGTCGACGGCCGCCTCGACCTGAGGGCGCTCCGCCGCCGGCCGGTCGACGAGGCTCGCGAAACGCTCCTCTCGGTTCCTGGGGTAGGGGACAAGGTCGCCGATTGCACCCTGTTGTTCGGGCTCGGGCAGACGGCCGCGTTTCCCGTGGACGTGTGGGTCAAGCGTGCGGTGGAGCGATTGTACTTTCGCGGCCGGGCGCGGACCGCCGGACAGATCCGCGCGTTCGCGCAGGCCCGATTCGGCCCGATCAGCGGGTACGCGCAGCAGCATCTGTTCGCCTACGCCCGCGCCTATCTCGGGCCGCGAGGCGCGCGGTCGGGCCCCGTCCGCCCCGGCCTCTGGATGACCGAGCCGCCCCGTCGCGCGGGGCCCACGCCTACCGACTGATCGCCGTGAACGCCTGGTCGCACGCCTCGAGCGTGCGGTCCACATCGGCGTTGGTGTGGGCCAGCGAGAGGTAGAACTTCTCGTTCGGGTTGACGAGGATCCCCCGCTTCAGCAACTCGATCGACCACTTCAAGTTCAGCTGCGTGTCGGAGGTCAGCAGATCCTCCCAGTTGCGCAGCGGCTTTCGCGCGGTGAACCGGACCCCAAACACCGCATCCTCTCCCGGGGTCTGCACGACCACGCCGTGCCGGGCCCCGAGGGCCTCGATCTCGCGCCGCAGCCGGCCCCCGATCGCGTGGAAGTGCTCGTACGAGCCGGGGCGGCTGAGCACATCCAGGGCGCAGACCCCGGCGCTCGCGCTGATCGGGTTGCCGTTCAGCGTCCCGCTTGCCCACACCAGGTGCGCGCGGTCGGTCCGGCGCGCATCCAGATGCTTCATCACGTCGCTGCGGCCGGCGATCGCCGCCATCGGAAACCCGCCGGACATCGCCTTCCCGTAGGTGGCCAGATCGGGCACGACACCGTACCTCTCCTGGGCGCCTCCCCAGGCGATCCGGAAGCCGGTGACGACCTCGTCGAAGATCAGCACGATCCCGTGACGCGCGGTCGCCTCGCGCACCGCCTCGAGAAACCCGGGAACCGGAACCAGCACGCGCTGCAGCGGCTCGACGATCACCGCGGCCAGCTCCGCGGCGTGCTGCTCGATGATCTCCACCGCCTTCGCCGCGTTGTTGAAGGGCGCCACGAGCACCTGCCCGCGCAGCGCCTCGGGGATCCCGATGGAGTCCGGCTCGGCGTCCGGGTAGGCACTGGGGCGCTTGGGGACGGTGCCCCACAGCGCGTAGTCGTTCATCCCGTGCCAGCCACCCTCAAACTTCATCACCTTCGACCGGCCGGTGGCGCCGCGGGCCAGCCGCATCGCAAAGAACGTCGCCTCCGTGCCGGAGCCCGTGAAGTGAATGTGGTCGGCGCAGGGGATCGCCTCGACCATCCGTTCCGCCAGCCGGATGACGGATTCGTTGAGGAAGTAGTAGGTCGATCCTTTGGTCACCTGGCGCTGCACCGCGG comes from the bacterium genome and includes:
- a CDS encoding FAD-dependent oxidoreductase, which codes for MAPGSSDARVIEVPCDVFIAGGGLGGVAAALRAARLGRRVCLIEETGWLGGQISTQGVAHLDEHRYIESFGGTASYYELRARIRAFYRSHYELSEEGRRATELNPGNAWVSRLSFEPRVGAAVIDEMLAGPHDSGTLQVFTHTRAIAAEVFGGRVASVLTRQTDSGTLIRFRAAYVLDATDLGDLFVLTATAYAVGAESHAETGERSAPEQRDPACTQDYTFPFAVEYRPGEDHTIPKPPGYEVQRAAQPYSLSSTPWIPGTPAYKMFETAPGTHGPFFTYRRILDARNFDDARIVHDVAVINWPSNDFRGGTLVDRLPDEQTRLRERARLLSLGFLYWLQTEAPRDDGGAGYPELLPRPDVMGSADGLSQAPYIREGRRLRAKQTIREQDIAEATNPRARAARFANTVGIGWYPIDLHGCGRETIGIPTKPFQIPLGAMVPERTLNLIPAGKNIGTTHLSNGAYRLHPVEWAVGEAAAVLAVFCQRAAASPQEVYADDTLVRRLQLTLLDQSIPLYWYEDVPLAHPAFAATQLLAVAGAWEGEPDTLAFSPRSTMTLAAGKRRVAAAAVTLRSQRVGGANPDADVLRAGPEDTTLPLRWSAAATMITLSIPGATVPPLPGEDRRMTRADLAMWLGRLLREAIEREAAAG
- a CDS encoding cupin domain-containing protein — protein: MPAKQIITSIKQLRGKEVAKGVTIKPLAGEHVMLNYVEFTPEGEVPLHSHHHEQLGLIIEGELEMQIGAERRTLRPGDTYVIPGGIQHSGRAGRGGALVVDVFYPLREDYLKLFA
- a CDS encoding 8-oxo-dGTP diphosphatase, with protein sequence MRDGDRVLLLRRNKPPNDGLYNAPGGKIEPHEDPYESCLREVHEETGLQLPEAALRGIITVVVQETGGQWVLFVFVADRPAGPADPVTTDEGALRWVPLDEISTLPVFPDIPLMLPHILAPQGGLLMGKVRALNDDADSIVDYEFRTA
- a CDS encoding DNA glycosylase, which codes for MPGCAGVAVAIHLPEAEGVHLARTLESGQAFRWRWERGASGRGAVVGVIGGRVLRILQDERGLWLISPPTDAARRRLRTYLGLLAGPGRLSDVEAALARDPALSRVLPHTRGIAVLAQDPWEVLISFIISANNNIPKIRQSIEQLARSLGEPIGKGRHAFPTPERLAAAPARTLAACLLGYRAPYVRAAARLVVDGRLDLRALRRRPVDEARETLLSVPGVGDKVADCTLLFGLGQTAAFPVDVWVKRAVERLYFRGRARTAGQIRAFAQARFGPISGYAQQHLFAYARAYLGPRGARSGPVRPGLWMTEPPRRAGPTPTD
- a CDS encoding aminotransferase class III-fold pyridoxal phosphate-dependent enzyme, producing MTPETGRVETTRQAELLEKAGRYLAGGGLGLFVLPPEVNLVIAEGHGSHVTDVDGRDFIDYHLGSGPALLGHGHPEIAAAVQRQVTKGSTYYFLNESVIRLAERMVEAIPCADHIHFTGSGTEATFFAMRLARGATGRSKVMKFEGGWHGMNDYALWGTVPKRPSAYPDAEPDSIGIPEALRGQVLVAPFNNAAKAVEIIEQHAAELAAVIVEPLQRVLVPVPGFLEAVREATARHGIVLIFDEVVTGFRIAWGGAQERYGVVPDLATYGKAMSGGFPMAAIAGRSDVMKHLDARRTDRAHLVWASGTLNGNPISASAGVCALDVLSRPGSYEHFHAIGGRLRREIEALGARHGVVVQTPGEDAVFGVRFTARKPLRNWEDLLTSDTQLNLKWSIELLKRGILVNPNEKFYLSLAHTNADVDRTLEACDQAFTAISR